CATGAGGGTTCTTGCCTTCAGCCATCATCCGGATCTCGCCGGAGAGCTCATCTCGGCCGGCATGTCCCTGGGGGAGGTCTCCCTCCTCCTCACATCGGATCAGAGGGACAGGCTGGCGGAGGTGAGGGGCGCGAGGAGGGTCATCATCTGCGGCTCCGTCGCATCCGATGACCAGCCCTCCCTCCTAGAACTTCTGACCGAGCTTGCGAGGGAGTACGACTTGCTGCTTCTATCCAGCGATAAGAGAGGGAGAGAGCTCAGCGGACAGATAGCTCAGAGGCTGGAGAGGCCTCTAGCTGCGGAGGTTTCATCTCTCTGGTTTGAGGATGGCAAGCTTGTTGTGGAGAGGATGACCCTAGGGGGAAAAGCCATTGCCCTGGAGGAGCTTCAGATACCGGCGATCCTGACCATCCAGAAGGGGAGGTTCAAACCGCCAGATGGCCCAAGCCCCAGTGAGGTGATAGAGGTCAGCTCCGAGAGGAGGGGTGGGGGTTACAGGGTGGTGGAGAGGAGCGCCAAGCCCAAGCTCGGGATCCCGCTGGACAAGGCTGATGTGATCGTGGCTGTGGGGAGGGGATTCAGGAGGAAGGAGGACCTCAGGCTCGCTTATGAGCTAGCGGAGCTGCTCAACGGGGTGGTAGGGTGCACCAGGCCCCTGGCTGCCGACCTGAAGTGGATGCCCGAGGAGTCCTGGATAGGGATAAGTGGGGTTAGGATAGCCCCAAAGCTGCTCTTCGTGATAGGGGCATCGGGACAACAGCAGTTCTCGGCGGGGATAATAGATTCCAAGGTGATAGTGGCCGTGAACAACGATCCTCAGGCTCCAATATTCGAGAACTCGGATTACGGTGTGGTGAGGGATCTTTACGAGTTCATACCGGCCCTGGTGGAGAGGCTGAGGGGGCTCAGGGGTGAGCCCTCAGCGAAGATTTAACTCATACCCCCTTGAAGCATCGAGGTGATTTCATGGATCTCAGCGATGTGTTCATCGTGAGCTTCTCCAGGACACCGATAGGCAAGTTCGGAGGGGCCCTGAGCAGGTTGACAGCACCGGAGCTGGGGGCCATAGCCATAGAGTCGGCCGTCAGGAGGAGCGGCCTGGATCCGGATGACGTTGATGAGGTCATCATGGGGAACGTGCTCCAGGCCATGGTGGGCCAGAACCCGGCCAGGCAGGCGGCCATACTGGCGGGCATCCCCAAGCGGGTTCCCGGATTCACTGTGAACAAGGTTTGCGCTTCGGGAATGAAGGCGATAGCTCTAGCCGCTCAGAGCATAGCCCTTGGCGAGAACAGGGTCGTGGTCGCTGGGGGTATGGAGAGCATGAGCAACGCCCCCTACGCGATGCATCCCCAGTGGAGGTGGGGGGTGAGGTTCTCCTTCGCTGGTGAGAAGCTGATAGATCTCATGGTTCACGATGGCCTGACGGACCCCCACACTGGTCTGCTGATGGGAGAGGAGGCCGAGGAGACGGCCAGGAAGTGGGGGATAACGAGGGAGGAGTGCGATGAGTTCGCCCTCTCCAGTCACATGAAGGCCAGCGAGGCGACGGAACGCGGGTACTTCGACAGGGAGATGGAGAGGGTGAGCAGGGGCGGCATCTCCCTGGACAGGGACGAGGGGATAAGACCAGATACGAGCATAGAGAAGATCTCGAAACTCAAACCCGTCTTCAGGCCCGATGGTGTCATCACAGCCGCAAACGCTTCTCAGCTCAGCGACGGTGCAGCCGCGCTCGTTCTGGCCCACAGGGAGGTGGTTGAGGAGAGGGGACTGGAGCCCGTGGCTAGGATAATAGGGTTCGCATCGGCCTCTGTGGAGCCCGAGGACTTCATAGAAGCTCCAATATACTCAACCAAGAGGCTCTTGGAGAGAATAGGCATGAGCCTGGATGAGTTCGACATAGTGGAGCACAATGAGGCGTTCGCCCTCGCAACCCTCGTTGTTTCAAAGGGGTTGGGCATCCCGTTAGAGAGGGTGAATCCATTCGGTGGAGCCGTCGCGATGGGGCATCCTCTCGGGGCCAGCGGGGCCAGGATAGTGGTCACTCTTCTCAACGCGCTCAGGGTCAGGGGCAAGAGGAGGGGCCTGGCCACGATATGCCATGGGGGCGGTGGGGCCCAGAGCATGGCGCTCGAGCTGGTGTAGAGCATGGTGTCCGTGAGGGTCTATGGTTGGCTCTCTGAAGTTCTGGGCTTCAGGAGCAGGGATCTCGAGTTCAGGGGCAGTCTGAGGGAGCTGCTTGAGCTTTTAGGGAGCTCAGTGATGGAGATGGTTGAGGAGGGGAGGATACAGGTCGCCGTGAATCATGAGCTCACCAGGGACCTGTCTATGATCTTGAGCGAAGGGGACTTGGTTGCCATCTTCCCGAGCTTCTCCGGAGGCTCCTGGAGGGCGGGAATCACGAGGGATAGGATATCTCCGGAGGAGCTTCTCAGGGAGATGCGGACAGATCCGGATGTGGGGGCTGTTGTTCTCTTCCTGGGCGTCGTCAGGAGAACCTCGGGGGAGGGGGAGGTGGAGAGGATATTCTACGACTGCTACCCGGAGGTCGCTGATAGGGAGATCCGCATGATAAGGGAGGAAGCCATTGATAGGTTCCGCTTGAAGGATGCCGTCATCCTGCATAGGATAGGGGATGTGGCTGCCGGGGAGGTTGCCCTTCTTGTGATCACGAGGTCAGCTCACAGGAGGGAGGCCTTCGAGGCGGCCGCGTGGGCGGTCGATGAGGTAAAGAGGAGGGTGCCCATCTGGAAGAAGGAGGTATTCTCCGACGGAAGTAGCAGGTGGATATCCGAGTGATCGCCCGAATGGAAGAGCGGATGCTCTCTTTTCCATCAAGGACTCTCCCCGGTATGCTGAAGCGGAAGGAATTTTAAGTCCACCGACTCCTCCCGGAGAGTGTTGGTGAGGGCGCTTGATGGTGGACGTGACCGAGAAGCCGGAGCTCTACAGGGAAGCCTCCGCTAGGGGGAGGATAAGGCTGAGGAGGGAGACCGTCGAGATGATAAGGGCCGGGGAGGTG
This genomic stretch from Candidatus Korarchaeota archaeon NZ13-K harbors:
- a CDS encoding electron transfer flavoprotein subunit alpha/FixB family protein, with translation MRVLAFSHHPDLAGELISAGMSLGEVSLLLTSDQRDRLAEVRGARRVIICGSVASDDQPSLLELLTELAREYDLLLLSSDKRGRELSGQIAQRLERPLAAEVSSLWFEDGKLVVERMTLGGKAIALEELQIPAILTIQKGRFKPPDGPSPSEVIEVSSERRGGGYRVVERSAKPKLGIPLDKADVIVAVGRGFRRKEDLRLAYELAELLNGVVGCTRPLAADLKWMPEESWIGISGVRIAPKLLFVIGASGQQQFSAGIIDSKVIVAVNNDPQAPIFENSDYGVVRDLYEFIPALVERLRGLRGEPSAKI
- a CDS encoding thiolase family protein, which produces MDLSDVFIVSFSRTPIGKFGGALSRLTAPELGAIAIESAVRRSGLDPDDVDEVIMGNVLQAMVGQNPARQAAILAGIPKRVPGFTVNKVCASGMKAIALAAQSIALGENRVVVAGGMESMSNAPYAMHPQWRWGVRFSFAGEKLIDLMVHDGLTDPHTGLLMGEEAEETARKWGITREECDEFALSSHMKASEATERGYFDREMERVSRGGISLDRDEGIRPDTSIEKISKLKPVFRPDGVITAANASQLSDGAAALVLAHREVVEERGLEPVARIIGFASASVEPEDFIEAPIYSTKRLLERIGMSLDEFDIVEHNEAFALATLVVSKGLGIPLERVNPFGGAVAMGHPLGASGARIVVTLLNALRVRGKRRGLATICHGGGGAQSMALELV
- a CDS encoding molybdopterin converting factor, which codes for MVSVRVYGWLSEVLGFRSRDLEFRGSLRELLELLGSSVMEMVEEGRIQVAVNHELTRDLSMILSEGDLVAIFPSFSGGSWRAGITRDRISPEELLREMRTDPDVGAVVLFLGVVRRTSGEGEVERIFYDCYPEVADREIRMIREEAIDRFRLKDAVILHRIGDVAAGEVALLVITRSAHRREAFEAAAWAVDEVKRRVPIWKKEVFSDGSSRWISE